The Peribacillus simplex genome contains a region encoding:
- a CDS encoding phosphatidate cytidylyltransferase has protein sequence MKQRIITAVVVAAIFIPLVILGGTPFLLTVYLLGSIGLYELMKMKKLRVLSFEAFLSHILLWVLLLPNEHTAFLAEINYDKVQVFLIGVLLLLLYTVVSKNRFTFDDAGFLVISILYLGIGFYYLFETRDSLGLGLIYILLTLFTIWATDSGAYFIGKSLGKRKLWPEISPNKTVEGFIGGLCSAMVVGVLFYAFSNLDYTLFQLLLISLIIGVFGQLGDLVQSAYKRHYGVKDSGKLLPGHGGILDRLDSVIFILPILHLLHVL, from the coding sequence ATGAAACAACGAATTATTACGGCGGTCGTAGTTGCCGCTATCTTCATTCCACTAGTCATTTTAGGGGGCACTCCCTTTTTACTGACGGTTTATCTGTTAGGGTCAATTGGTTTGTATGAACTGATGAAAATGAAAAAGTTACGTGTACTGTCTTTTGAAGCATTTCTTTCACACATATTATTGTGGGTGCTTTTATTGCCTAATGAGCATACCGCTTTTTTAGCGGAAATAAATTACGATAAAGTTCAAGTCTTCTTAATCGGGGTTTTGCTGCTGTTACTTTATACAGTCGTTTCAAAAAACCGTTTCACATTTGATGACGCAGGCTTTCTGGTGATTTCAATCCTATACTTGGGGATAGGTTTCTACTACCTATTTGAAACACGTGACTCTTTGGGGTTGGGGCTGATCTATATCCTGCTTACCCTATTTACGATCTGGGCAACCGATTCCGGAGCCTACTTCATTGGTAAATCACTTGGTAAAAGAAAGCTTTGGCCAGAAATAAGTCCAAACAAGACGGTGGAAGGATTTATCGGCGGGTTATGTTCCGCTATGGTAGTGGGTGTTCTATTTTACGCATTCTCCAACCTTGACTACACGTTATTCCAATTATTATTGATTTCATTAATCATTGGTGTATTCGGGCAATTGGGTGATCTTGTCCAATCGGCGTATAAACGTCATTATGGCGTAAAAGATTCAGGGAAGCTTCTTCCGGGACATGGAGGAATTTTGGACAGGCTTGATAGCGTGATATTCATTTTACCGATTTTGCATTTATTGCATGTTTTATAA
- a CDS encoding chemotaxis protein CheD: MTELLKAQVVKVGIADMNIIKPPNTIRTSGLGSCVGVVIYDEKKEIAGLAHIMLPDSSLAKSGQINIAKFADTAIKELVQILVKEGARMSFLKAKLAGGAQMFQFASGVDLMRIGPRNVEAVRKELSDLRIRVVAEDVGGNSGRTIEFNLNDCLLNIRSVTKGTKNI; this comes from the coding sequence ATGACTGAATTGTTAAAGGCCCAGGTTGTTAAGGTTGGAATAGCGGATATGAATATAATAAAACCTCCCAATACGATTCGTACTTCCGGGTTGGGGTCGTGTGTTGGTGTCGTGATTTATGATGAAAAAAAAGAAATTGCAGGTTTGGCCCATATCATGCTGCCTGACTCTTCACTCGCTAAATCTGGACAGATCAACATTGCCAAATTTGCAGATACGGCGATAAAGGAATTGGTACAGATCTTAGTAAAAGAAGGCGCAAGAATGTCATTTCTAAAAGCGAAGTTAGCTGGCGGGGCGCAAATGTTTCAATTTGCCTCCGGAGTGGATTTAATGAGAATAGGGCCCCGGAATGTGGAAGCTGTCCGGAAAGAGTTATCTGATTTACGGATTAGAGTCGTTGCCGAAGATGTTGGCGGGAATAGCGGAAGAACGATCGAATTCAATTTAAATGATTGTTTGCTAAATATCCGGTCCGTAACTAAAGGGACTAAAAACATATAG
- the codY gene encoding GTP-sensing pleiotropic transcriptional regulator CodY — translation MNLLAKTRKINAMLQKAAGKAVNFKEMAESLSEVIEANVFVVSRRGKLLGIAVSQQIENERMYKMLEDKQFPEEYTKNLFNIPETSSNLDIESEYTAFPVENKELFATGLTTIVPIMGGGERLGTLVLARLQEKFHDDDLILAEYGATVVGMEILREKSEEIEEEARSKAVVQMAISSLSYSELEAIEHIFEELKGNEGLLVASKIADRVGITRSVIVNALRKLESAGVIESRSLGMKGTYIKVLNDKFLLELEKLKNN, via the coding sequence ATGAACTTATTAGCAAAAACAAGAAAAATCAATGCAATGCTCCAAAAAGCAGCAGGTAAAGCAGTTAACTTCAAGGAAATGGCTGAAAGTTTAAGTGAAGTTATCGAAGCGAATGTATTCGTCGTCAGCCGCCGCGGGAAATTACTTGGCATAGCGGTAAGTCAGCAAATTGAAAACGAACGCATGTACAAAATGCTGGAAGATAAACAATTCCCTGAAGAGTACACAAAAAACCTGTTCAATATTCCTGAAACCTCTTCGAATCTTGATATTGAAAGCGAATATACTGCTTTCCCAGTCGAAAACAAAGAGCTTTTCGCAACTGGATTAACAACGATCGTACCAATTATGGGTGGAGGAGAACGTTTAGGAACATTGGTTCTTGCGCGACTACAAGAAAAATTTCACGATGATGATTTAATTTTGGCTGAATATGGTGCGACTGTAGTCGGTATGGAAATTCTACGTGAAAAATCAGAAGAGATAGAAGAAGAAGCTCGTAGTAAAGCTGTCGTTCAAATGGCAATTTCCTCGTTATCTTACAGCGAATTGGAAGCAATTGAACACATTTTTGAGGAGCTTAAAGGTAATGAAGGTCTGCTTGTAGCATCCAAAATTGCAGACCGTGTTGGCATCACCCGTTCCGTTATCGTAAATGCACTAAGGAAACTGGAAAGTGCCGGAGTCATTGAATCCCGCTCATTAGGAATGAAAGGTACTTATATCAAAGTATTGAACGATAAATTCCTTCTTGAATTAGAAAAGCTAAAAAATAATTAA
- a CDS encoding chemotaxis protein CheW, with translation MSEDMKVIVFQIKDKEYAIPVDKVSGIEKLMHITRVPKAVKFVKGVINLRGVITLIIDLRIRFGFEEVEYDVSTRIIVVILDDIEVGLIVDSANDVLDIPVESIEPQPEVVGHLTSEYISGVAKIEKRLLVLINLEKAFSLEMTENMLREG, from the coding sequence ATGTCGGAGGATATGAAAGTAATCGTATTTCAAATTAAGGATAAAGAATATGCAATTCCAGTGGATAAGGTCAGTGGTATCGAAAAACTTATGCATATTACCAGAGTTCCAAAGGCAGTAAAATTTGTAAAGGGAGTCATAAATTTAAGGGGTGTAATCACTCTAATTATTGATTTACGGATTCGTTTTGGTTTCGAAGAGGTTGAATACGATGTATCAACGAGGATTATCGTCGTCATCCTGGATGATATCGAAGTGGGGCTAATAGTGGACTCTGCCAATGATGTTTTGGATATTCCAGTGGAGAGTATCGAACCCCAGCCTGAAGTTGTGGGACATTTGACTTCAGAATACATTAGCGGAGTGGCTAAAATTGAGAAGCGACTGCTCGTCCTAATTAATTTGGAGAAGGCCTTTAGTCTGGAAATGACTGAAAATATGTTAAGAGAAGGATAA
- the rpsB gene encoding 30S ribosomal protein S2 — MSVISMKQLLEAGVHFGHQTRRWNPKMKKYIFTERNGIYIIDLQKTVKKVEEAYNFVKELAANGGTVLFVGTKKQAQESVKEEAIRSGMYYVNQRWLGGTLTNFETIQKRIARLKDIEKMEENGTFEVLPKKEVIQLKKEWDRLEKFLGGIKDMKTLPDAIFVIDPRKERIAVAEAHKLHIPLVGIVDTNCDPDEIDVVIPANDDAIRAVKLLTGKMADAILEAKQGEETATETTTA; from the coding sequence ATGTCAGTCATTTCTATGAAACAATTGCTTGAAGCTGGTGTGCATTTCGGACACCAAACACGTCGCTGGAACCCGAAAATGAAGAAATATATCTTCACTGAGCGTAACGGCATCTACATCATCGACCTTCAAAAAACAGTTAAAAAGGTTGAAGAAGCTTATAACTTCGTGAAAGAACTAGCTGCTAACGGTGGTACTGTTCTTTTCGTCGGAACTAAAAAACAAGCTCAAGAATCTGTTAAAGAAGAAGCTATCCGTTCTGGTATGTACTATGTAAACCAACGTTGGTTAGGTGGAACTTTAACAAACTTTGAAACAATCCAAAAACGTATCGCTCGTCTTAAAGATATCGAGAAAATGGAAGAAAACGGAACTTTCGAAGTCCTTCCTAAAAAAGAAGTTATCCAACTTAAAAAAGAATGGGATCGCTTAGAAAAATTCTTAGGCGGCATTAAAGATATGAAGACTCTTCCAGATGCGATCTTCGTTATCGACCCTCGCAAAGAGCGTATTGCTGTTGCGGAAGCACACAAACTACACATTCCACTTGTTGGTATCGTTGATACAAACTGTGATCCGGATGAAATCGATGTAGTTATTCCTGCGAATGACGATGCAATCCGTGCTGTTAAATTATTAACAGGTAAAATGGCAGATGCTATCTTAGAAGCTAAACAAGGCGAAGAAACAGCAACTGAAACAACTACTGCTTAA
- a CDS encoding isoprenyl transferase, translating into MYSLWKRFVKKDASSDVTNRIQHIKQFDVPQHIAIIMDGNGRWAKKRALPRVAGHHEGMKTVRRITKVANKLGVKTLTVYAFSTENWKRPKSEVDFLMKLPQEFLGTFLPELISENVRVEMIGDLSLIPSHTQSAVKRAMEDTKGNDGMILNFALNYGSRGEIVSAVNNIIQDAKNGIIMENVTEEMLSSYLMTKHLSDPDLLIRTSGEIRLSNFMLWQAAYTEMWFTEVLWPDFSEEHLLQAVEEYQKRSRRFGGV; encoded by the coding sequence ATGTATTCACTTTGGAAGCGTTTCGTTAAAAAAGATGCTTCTTCCGATGTAACAAATAGGATTCAGCATATTAAACAGTTTGATGTTCCTCAGCATATCGCCATTATCATGGATGGGAACGGCCGTTGGGCCAAAAAGCGTGCATTGCCACGTGTGGCGGGTCATCATGAAGGTATGAAAACCGTTCGTAGAATTACGAAAGTTGCCAATAAATTAGGGGTCAAAACTTTGACAGTCTATGCGTTTTCCACTGAAAATTGGAAACGTCCGAAAAGTGAAGTCGATTTTTTGATGAAGCTTCCACAGGAATTTCTTGGGACATTTTTACCCGAGCTCATTTCTGAAAATGTAAGAGTTGAAATGATAGGGGACTTGTCTCTCATTCCGTCACATACTCAAAGTGCCGTTAAACGGGCAATGGAAGACACGAAAGGCAATGATGGGATGATTCTGAATTTTGCCCTGAATTATGGAAGCCGCGGGGAGATTGTATCTGCAGTGAATAACATCATTCAAGATGCTAAGAATGGTATAATAATGGAAAATGTAACTGAGGAAATGCTATCCAGTTACCTGATGACCAAACATTTATCGGATCCTGATTTACTGATCCGTACAAGCGGTGAAATCCGTTTAAGTAATTTCATGCTTTGGCAGGCGGCTTATACTGAAATGTGGTTTACTGAGGTGCTATGGCCGGATTTTAGTGAAGAGCATTTATTGCAGGCAGTTGAGGAGTATCAAAAGCGTTCACGAAGATTCGGTGGCGTTTAA
- the pyrH gene encoding UMP kinase — protein MSNAKYKRVVLKLSGEALAGEEGFGINPAVIKSIAEQVKEVAELDVEVAVVVGGGNIWRGKIGSEMGMDRANADYMGMLATVMNSLALQDSLDQLGIETRVQTSIEMRQVAEPYIRRRAIRHLEKKRVVIFAAGTGNPYFSTDTTAALRAAEIEADVILMAKNNVDGVYNADPVKDKNAVKYDKLSYLDVIKEGLEVMDSTASSLCMDNDIPLIVFSIMEKGNIKRAVLGETLGTIVRGK, from the coding sequence ATGAGTAACGCTAAATATAAACGTGTCGTTCTAAAACTAAGTGGTGAAGCATTAGCCGGTGAAGAAGGATTTGGAATTAACCCTGCAGTAATTAAATCCATTGCTGAACAAGTCAAGGAAGTGGCTGAGCTTGATGTGGAAGTGGCTGTTGTTGTCGGCGGCGGAAACATTTGGCGCGGAAAAATAGGCAGTGAAATGGGCATGGATCGTGCTAATGCCGATTATATGGGGATGCTGGCTACAGTCATGAACTCATTGGCATTACAAGACAGCCTTGATCAGCTTGGAATTGAAACGCGCGTGCAAACTTCCATTGAGATGAGACAAGTCGCAGAACCATACATTAGACGCCGTGCAATCAGGCACCTAGAGAAAAAGAGAGTGGTGATTTTTGCAGCTGGTACAGGTAATCCATACTTCTCAACGGATACCACTGCCGCCCTGCGTGCTGCTGAAATTGAAGCTGATGTCATCTTGATGGCGAAGAATAATGTGGATGGCGTATACAATGCAGATCCGGTTAAGGACAAAAATGCAGTGAAGTATGATAAACTTTCCTATCTTGATGTGATTAAAGAAGGGTTAGAAGTAATGGATTCAACTGCGTCCTCACTATGCATGGACAATGATATTCCATTGATCGTCTTCTCGATCATGGAAAAAGGCAATATTAAACGGGCCGTTTTAGGCGAAACGCTTGGAACTATCGTAAGGGGGAAATAA
- a CDS encoding FliA/WhiG family RNA polymerase sigma factor, translating to MSNLTIEEEQLCWKNWVDCRDPLAGDILVKKYIPLVSYHVQRISVSLPKNVSRDDIRSLGMMGLFDALERFDTKRDLKFDTYASFRIRGAILDGLRKEDWLPRSARDKAKKIESAIEKLEQQYLRNLSPNEVAGELNIPEDEVYAALNENFFANVLSIDENPQEDDKESTNFHIKDEKADLPEEHVLREELYVELAKVIETLNEKEQLVLQLFYKEELTLTEIGHVMSLSTSRISQIHSKAIYKLRNTMQGLNI from the coding sequence ATGTCTAATCTGACCATCGAAGAAGAGCAGTTATGTTGGAAAAATTGGGTGGATTGCAGAGATCCGCTAGCCGGGGACATTTTGGTAAAGAAATACATACCTCTCGTATCGTATCATGTTCAACGTATTTCAGTAAGTCTTCCTAAAAATGTGAGCCGGGATGATATAAGGAGTTTAGGGATGATGGGGTTATTCGATGCCCTGGAACGATTTGATACGAAGCGTGACCTGAAGTTTGATACATATGCGTCGTTTAGAATTCGTGGTGCTATTTTAGATGGATTAAGGAAAGAGGATTGGCTTCCACGGAGTGCAAGAGATAAAGCCAAGAAAATTGAATCTGCAATAGAAAAGCTGGAGCAGCAATACCTGAGGAACCTTTCGCCAAATGAGGTTGCCGGTGAATTGAATATTCCGGAAGATGAAGTATATGCTGCATTAAATGAGAATTTCTTTGCCAATGTACTATCAATTGATGAAAATCCCCAAGAGGACGATAAAGAAAGCACGAATTTTCATATTAAAGATGAAAAGGCGGATTTACCTGAGGAACATGTATTAAGGGAAGAACTGTATGTGGAATTAGCCAAAGTCATAGAAACGCTTAATGAAAAAGAACAGCTGGTTTTACAGCTTTTTTATAAGGAAGAACTAACATTAACCGAAATCGGACATGTGATGAGCCTATCTACGTCCCGGATATCCCAAATACACTCGAAAGCGATATATAAATTAAGAAACACGATGCAAGGTCTAAATATTTAA
- the frr gene encoding ribosome recycling factor, whose translation MPKQVISNAKTKMEKAIGAYTRELASIRAGRANASLLDRISIDYYGSPTPVNQVAGISVPEARLLVIQPYDKTVLGEIEKAILKSDLGLNPSNDGSVIRIAIPALTEERRKELVKVVKKEAEEAKIAVRNVRRDANDDLKKLEKSGEITEDDLRGYAEDIQKMTDGNITKIDEITKDKEKEILEV comes from the coding sequence ATGCCGAAACAAGTTATTTCGAATGCGAAAACGAAAATGGAAAAAGCCATTGGAGCGTACACACGTGAATTAGCAAGCATCCGTGCCGGAAGGGCAAATGCCTCATTGCTTGATAGAATCTCGATTGATTATTATGGTTCGCCGACACCAGTTAATCAAGTGGCTGGCATTTCTGTCCCGGAAGCTAGATTATTAGTCATTCAACCATATGATAAAACGGTATTGGGTGAAATCGAAAAGGCTATTTTAAAGTCAGACTTAGGCTTAAATCCTTCTAATGATGGATCGGTCATAAGGATAGCCATTCCGGCGTTAACTGAAGAGCGCAGAAAAGAGCTTGTGAAAGTTGTGAAAAAAGAAGCGGAGGAAGCGAAAATAGCTGTCCGTAATGTGCGTCGAGATGCTAATGATGATTTGAAAAAGCTTGAAAAAAGCGGTGAAATCACTGAAGATGATTTACGTGGCTATGCCGAGGACATCCAAAAGATGACAGATGGCAATATCACGAAAATCGATGAAATTACAAAAGATAAAGAAAAAGAAATTTTGGAAGTATAA
- the tsf gene encoding translation elongation factor Ts: MAITAQLVKELREKTGAGMMDCKKALVQTEGDMEKAIDFLREKGIAKAANKGDRIAAEGLTSIVVEGNQAVILEVNSETDFVAKNEGFQILVKELAAFLLANKPESVEAALEQTMENGAKVADHINAAVAKIGEKLTLRRFQVVSKTDNDAFGAYLHMGGRISVLSVLEGTTDEEAAKGVSMHIAAINPKYISRDQVDASELEREREVLTQQALNEGKPEKIVAKMVEGRINKFYEEICVNEQAFVKNPDQKVGQFVESKGGKIQSFVRYEVGEGLEKRQENFAEEVMNQVKKD; this comes from the coding sequence ATGGCAATCACTGCACAATTAGTTAAAGAATTGCGTGAAAAAACTGGTGCCGGTATGATGGACTGTAAAAAGGCACTTGTACAAACAGAAGGCGATATGGAAAAGGCAATCGATTTCCTACGTGAAAAAGGGATTGCAAAAGCTGCTAACAAAGGCGACCGTATTGCTGCTGAAGGTTTAACTTCAATCGTTGTGGAAGGAAACCAAGCGGTTATTCTTGAAGTGAACTCAGAAACTGATTTCGTTGCTAAAAATGAAGGCTTCCAAATTCTTGTTAAAGAATTGGCTGCATTCCTTCTTGCTAACAAACCTGAAAGTGTTGAAGCAGCTCTTGAGCAAACAATGGAAAATGGAGCAAAAGTTGCAGATCATATCAATGCTGCTGTTGCAAAAATCGGGGAAAAATTAACTCTTCGCCGTTTCCAAGTCGTTTCTAAAACAGATAACGACGCATTTGGTGCATACCTTCACATGGGTGGACGCATCAGCGTACTATCAGTTCTTGAAGGTACAACTGACGAAGAGGCAGCTAAAGGCGTTTCAATGCATATCGCTGCAATTAACCCTAAATATATCTCTCGTGACCAAGTAGATGCCAGCGAACTAGAACGCGAACGCGAAGTTCTTACTCAGCAAGCACTTAACGAAGGAAAACCTGAAAAAATCGTTGCGAAAATGGTTGAAGGACGTATCAATAAATTCTACGAAGAAATCTGTGTTAACGAACAAGCTTTCGTTAAGAACCCTGATCAAAAAGTGGGACAATTCGTTGAATCAAAAGGCGGAAAAATCCAATCATTCGTTCGTTATGAAGTAGGGGAAGGTCTTGAAAAACGTCAAGAAAACTTTGCTGAGGAAGTAATGAATCAAGTTAAAAAAGACTAA
- the hslU gene encoding HslU--HslV peptidase ATPase subunit has product MSKKANLTPRQIVEKLDQYIVGQREAKRAVAVALRNRYRRSLLSDQLRDEVVPKNILMIGPTGVGKTEIARRMAKLVGAPFVKVEATKFTEVGYVGRDVESMVRDLVETSVRLVKEEKMASVKERAEENANRRLIELLVPSTKKQSNFKNPLEVFFGGNNNQDEQDSEENSEDLSLQEKRKIVAEKLANGELESEMITVEVEEQAASMFDMLQGSGMEQMGMNMQDALGSLMPKKSKKRKLKVSEARTVLANEEAAKLIDMDEVTSDAVYGAEQNGIIFIDEIDKIASKQSGSSSADVSREGVQRDILPIVEGSTVVTKYGSVKTDHVLFIAAGAFHMAKPSDLIPELQGRFPIRVELNKLTVDDFVRILHEPDNALLKQYVALLETEGIEIEFSDDAVRKIAEVAFEVNQNTDNIGARRLHTILERLLEDLSFEAPEITMEKITITPQYVEGKLGSIARNKDLSQFIL; this is encoded by the coding sequence ATGTCAAAAAAAGCTAATTTAACACCGAGGCAAATCGTTGAAAAACTGGATCAGTATATCGTAGGGCAGCGTGAGGCAAAACGGGCAGTGGCAGTGGCTCTTCGGAATCGCTACCGACGTTCCCTTCTCTCGGATCAACTTCGTGATGAAGTCGTTCCGAAGAATATATTAATGATTGGACCGACAGGCGTTGGGAAAACAGAAATTGCTCGGAGAATGGCTAAATTGGTAGGTGCTCCTTTTGTAAAAGTTGAAGCAACGAAATTTACGGAAGTCGGGTATGTCGGCCGGGATGTAGAGTCGATGGTTCGTGATTTGGTGGAGACTTCCGTCCGCCTCGTGAAGGAAGAAAAGATGGCAAGCGTTAAAGAGCGGGCAGAAGAAAATGCAAATCGCCGCTTAATAGAACTTTTAGTGCCATCAACAAAAAAACAGAGTAATTTCAAGAATCCTCTTGAAGTCTTTTTTGGAGGCAATAACAATCAAGACGAACAGGATTCGGAAGAAAATTCCGAAGATTTAAGTTTGCAGGAAAAAAGAAAAATCGTCGCTGAAAAGCTGGCTAATGGTGAGTTAGAAAGTGAAATGATAACGGTCGAAGTGGAAGAGCAGGCCGCTTCGATGTTTGATATGCTCCAAGGTTCGGGAATGGAACAAATGGGGATGAACATGCAGGACGCTTTAGGAAGCTTGATGCCGAAAAAAAGCAAGAAGCGCAAATTGAAAGTAAGTGAAGCAAGAACCGTTTTAGCAAATGAGGAAGCGGCAAAATTGATTGATATGGATGAAGTCACTTCCGATGCAGTATACGGGGCTGAGCAAAATGGGATTATCTTCATCGATGAAATAGATAAAATTGCCAGTAAGCAATCTGGAAGTTCATCAGCGGATGTATCAAGGGAGGGTGTCCAAAGGGATATCCTGCCAATTGTTGAAGGTTCAACAGTAGTGACCAAATATGGTTCAGTTAAAACGGATCATGTCTTATTCATTGCTGCAGGGGCCTTTCATATGGCTAAGCCATCCGATCTTATCCCTGAATTACAAGGTAGATTCCCAATCCGTGTAGAATTGAACAAACTGACTGTAGATGACTTTGTACGGATTCTTCATGAACCGGATAATGCCTTGTTAAAACAATATGTTGCTTTATTAGAAACTGAAGGTATAGAAATTGAATTTTCTGACGATGCTGTTCGTAAGATAGCTGAAGTGGCCTTCGAAGTAAATCAAAACACAGACAATATTGGTGCAAGAAGACTTCATACCATTTTGGAACGGTTGCTTGAAGACTTATCTTTTGAAGCTCCGGAAATAACGATGGAGAAGATTACAATTACGCCCCAATATGTCGAAGGTAAGCTTGGTTCTATCGCACGGAACAAAGATTTAAGCCAGTTTATCCTTTAA
- the hslV gene encoding HslVU peptidase proteolytic subunit — MTTIFAVHHKGECAMSGDGQVTLGNSVVMKHTARKVRKIFNGNVLAGFAGSVADAFTLFEMFEAKLEEYNGNLQRAAVEMAKQWRSDNVLRKLEAMLVVMDKNHLLLVSGTGEVIEPDDGILAIGSGGNYALAAGRALMRFSSDHLSAKEIAQSSLQIAAEICVFTNTNIIVEEL; from the coding sequence ATGACAACGATATTTGCAGTGCATCATAAAGGTGAATGTGCCATGTCCGGTGATGGGCAGGTTACTTTAGGAAATTCAGTAGTGATGAAGCATACGGCGAGGAAAGTGAGAAAAATCTTTAATGGTAATGTCCTTGCAGGTTTTGCAGGTTCCGTTGCAGATGCATTCACTTTATTTGAGATGTTCGAAGCTAAACTTGAAGAGTATAATGGCAATCTTCAGCGCGCTGCCGTCGAAATGGCAAAGCAATGGAGAAGTGACAATGTATTGAGAAAGCTGGAAGCCATGTTAGTAGTGATGGATAAGAACCATTTGCTGCTCGTTTCTGGCACCGGGGAAGTAATTGAACCGGATGATGGGATTCTCGCCATAGGATCGGGCGGAAATTATGCACTGGCTGCCGGCAGGGCATTAATGCGGTTTTCCAGTGACCATTTATCGGCAAAGGAAATCGCTCAATCATCTTTACAAATTGCAGCGGAAATTTGTGTATTTACGAATACGAATATAATCGTGGAAGAGTTGTAA
- the dxr gene encoding 1-deoxy-D-xylulose-5-phosphate reductoisomerase, giving the protein MKSISLMGATGSIGQQTADVVRSHPDQFKIVALSAGKNIELVRTYIQEFEPKLVSVQTEEDYHVLKSEFSSRKDIEFMYGDEGLTAVAVYGQATILVNAVIGSVGLYPTLQAIKAKKDIAIANKETLVTAGHLVLSEAKKAGIRLLPVDSEHSAIFQALQGEKEKNIERLVITASGGSFRDRSREELKDVTVEEALNHPNWSMGAKITIDSASMMNKGLEVIEAHWLFDLPYDKIDVLLHKESIIHSMVEFHDSSVIAQLGTPDMRVPIQYALTYPDRIPLAGRKRLNLAEAGKLHFSDMDFTRYPCLQFAYKAGKMGGTMTTVLNAANEAAVSAFLSGKVTFLEIETLIEKALNQHSVIALPDLEMIQEVDNMTRQYIESLVKDR; this is encoded by the coding sequence TTGAAAAGTATCAGCCTTATGGGCGCGACAGGATCGATTGGTCAACAAACAGCGGATGTAGTTAGGTCCCATCCAGATCAATTCAAGATCGTGGCGCTTTCTGCTGGAAAGAATATAGAATTGGTCAGGACTTATATACAAGAGTTTGAACCGAAACTGGTTTCAGTCCAGACGGAAGAAGATTATCATGTTTTGAAAAGTGAATTCTCCAGCCGCAAAGATATCGAGTTCATGTATGGAGATGAGGGATTGACTGCTGTTGCTGTTTATGGTCAGGCGACGATATTGGTCAATGCTGTCATCGGAAGCGTGGGTCTTTATCCGACCCTTCAAGCAATAAAGGCTAAAAAAGATATTGCTATCGCCAACAAGGAGACATTGGTGACAGCAGGTCATTTGGTCTTAAGTGAAGCAAAAAAAGCGGGGATCAGATTGCTGCCGGTTGACAGTGAGCATTCCGCTATTTTTCAGGCATTGCAAGGTGAAAAGGAAAAAAATATAGAACGTCTGGTCATTACCGCTTCGGGAGGCAGTTTTCGAGATCGGTCCAGGGAAGAACTGAAGGATGTAACGGTGGAAGAGGCACTGAACCATCCGAACTGGTCAATGGGAGCTAAAATCACGATCGATTCAGCATCAATGATGAATAAAGGATTGGAAGTTATTGAGGCCCACTGGCTATTCGATCTTCCCTACGATAAAATTGATGTATTGCTACATAAGGAGAGTATCATCCATTCCATGGTTGAGTTTCATGACTCCAGCGTGATAGCACAACTGGGTACGCCGGATATGCGGGTGCCGATACAATATGCACTTACATATCCAGACCGTATTCCGCTTGCAGGTCGCAAACGACTTAATCTTGCTGAAGCAGGCAAACTGCATTTTAGCGATATGGATTTCACCAGATATCCTTGTTTGCAATTCGCATATAAAGCAGGTAAAATGGGCGGAACGATGACTACTGTGTTGAATGCCGCCAATGAAGCCGCAGTCTCTGCATTCTTATCTGGAAAGGTAACCTTCCTTGAGATTGAAACGTTAATTGAAAAAGCGCTGAATCAGCATTCCGTCATAGCCCTTCCAGATTTAGAAATGATTCAGGAAGTAGATAATATGACAAGGCAGTATATAGAATCTTTAGTGAAAGATAGGTGA